In Meleagris gallopavo isolate NT-WF06-2002-E0010 breed Aviagen turkey brand Nicholas breeding stock unplaced genomic scaffold, Turkey_5.1 ChrUn_random_7180001934587, whole genome shotgun sequence, the genomic stretch GACCCATAGATTGACCCATAGATTGACCCATAGATGGACCTCAGACCCATAGATTGACCCATAGATTGACCTCGGACCCATAGATTGACCCATAGATGGACCTATAGATGGATCTCAGCCCCATAGATTGACCCATAGATGGACCTCAGACCCATAGATGGACCTCGGACCCATAGATGGATCTTGGACCCATAGATTGACCCATAGATTGACCCATAGATTGACCTCGGACCCATAGATTGACCCATAGATTGACCCATAGATTGACCCATAGATGGACCTCAGACCCATAGATTGACCCATAGATTGACCTCGGCCCAAAGATTGACCCATAGATTGACCCATAGATGGACCTCGGACCCATAGATTGACCCATAGATGGACCTCAGACCCATAGATGGGCCTCAGTCCCATAGATTGACCCATAGATGGACCTCGGACCCATAGATTGACCCATAGATTGACCTCGGCCCCAGAGATTGACCCATAGATGGACCTCAGACCCATAGATTGACCCATAGATGGATCTCAGCCCCATAGATTGACCCATAGATGGACCTCGGCCCCATAGATTGCCCCATAGCCggatcccagccccatagatcgTCCCATAGATGgaccccagccccatagatcgCCCCATAGCCGgaccccagccccatagatcgTCCCATAGCCGgaccccagccccatagatcgTCCCATAGATGgacccccagccccatagatcgCCCCATAGCCGTACCTCAGAGCCATAGGTGACCCATAGAGGGCCCCATAGATGGCTGCATCGAGTGACCCGcagccccatagctgccccatagctgccctatagctgccccatagaggATCCCCACCGGGCGTCATTTTGGGGTAAAAAATCCGTATTTAATAAAAACGGGATTTCGTCTGCCGCGGCGTCACGTGACATCGAAGCCGCGCCGAGCAACGCGGCGGCGCGGAAAGGGTTAAGCTGGGCTGGGGGCGTGGCTTTAGGCGTGACGTCACAACGCAGTGGGCGGGGCTACGGCGCCGCGCTGCGTCCTCGGGCTCTCAGAACCGGAAGCGGAGCCCTCAGGGCCGGAAGTCGACGCCTTAGGAGAGGGATCCGCCCCCGGAAGTCTGATCCGGGGGCCCGGAAGTCGACTACTGAAGCGAAAGATTCGCCCCCAAGAGACCGGAAGTAGGATCCGGGGGCCGGAAGTCGACCCCGAAGAGAGGGATGCGTCCCCGAGAGACCGGAAGTCGGACCCGGGGGGCCGGAAGTCGACCCCGAAGAGAGGGATGCGTCCCCGAGAGACCGGAAGTCGGACCCGGGGGGCCGGAAGTTGACTCCTCAGA encodes the following:
- the LOC104916720 gene encoding keratin-associated protein 6-2-like isoform X1: MGRSMGLGVHLWDDLWGWGPAMGRSMGLGSGYGAIYGAGVHLWDDLWGWDPAMGQSMGPRSIYGSIYGAEIHLWVNLWVNLWVNLWVRGPSMGQSMGLRPIYGSEVHLWVNLWVRGPSMGQSMGQSMGLRSIYGSIYGSIYGSIYGSEVNLWVNLWVNLWVQDPSMGPRSIYGSIYGSEVNLWVNLWV
- the LOC104916720 gene encoding uncharacterized protein LOC104916720 isoform X2, which translates into the protein MGRSMGLGVHLWDDLWGWGPAMGRSMGLGSGYGAIYGAGVHLWDDLWGWDPAMGQSMGPRSIYGSIYGAEIHLWVNLWVNLWVNLWVRGPSMGQSMGLRPIYGSEVHLWVNLWVRGQSMGQSMGLRSIYGSIYGSIYGSIYGSEVNLWVNLWVNLWVQDPSMGPRSIYGSIYGSEVNLWVNLWV
- the LOC104916720 gene encoding uncharacterized protein LOC104916720 isoform X4, encoding MGRSMGLGVHLWDDLWGWGPAMGRSMGLGSGYGAIYGAGVHLWDDLWGWDPAMGQSMGPRSIYGSIYGAEIHLWVNLWVNLWVNLWVRGPSMGPRSIYGSIYGSIFGPRSIYGSIYGSEVHLWVNLWVNLWVNLWVRDPSMGPRSIYGSIYGSEVNLWVNLWV
- the LOC104916720 gene encoding keratin-associated protein 6-2-like isoform X3; this encodes MALRYGYGAIYGAGGPSMGRSMGLGSGYGTIYGAGVRLWGDLWGWGPSMGRSMGLGSGYGAIYGAEVHLWVNLWVNLWVRGPSMGQSMGLRPIYGSEVHLWVNLWVRGPSMGQSMGQSMGLRSIYGSIYGSIYGSIYGSEVNLWVNLWVNLWVQDPSMGPRSIYGSIYGSEVNLWVNLWV